In the genome of Paenibacillus sp. GP183, the window AATTATCTTCCAGAGCTTGGCCTCATCATTCTGACACTGTTATTTTCTTTTTTTATTTACATGTTTGTTCGCCAGAGCAGCCTGCCGATAGCCACAAGCAATACCCAATTGGTGATGCTGGTGCTTATATTTACCTTGAATGTCATCGGAATGAAGATCATAACTTTGGGACAAAATTTAGCTTATCCTTATATTGGATATTTGGCGCCTGTTGCGATGGGCAGCATTTTAATCGCGATTCTGCTCAATGCGTCGCTGGCTTTCAATTCTTCGGTTATGTTTGCGCTTTTATCCAGTATTATTTTCAATACAGACAATGTGCAGCTATTTGATTTCCGGTATGGATTAGTTACACTTGTCGTATGCTTTACGGCTGTGTTTACCATCCAGCGCGCGAGCCAGCGTTCCGCCATACTCAAAGCCGGGCTCCTGATATCTCTGATTTCCATGGTCACCATAACGGCTATGCTGCTGCTGAACGATCATTACTCGCAAAGGGATATTCTGTTTTCGCTTGCTTTTGCAGCTGCAGGCGGGCTGCTGACTGTGGTCTTCGTCATTGGACTCCTTCCCTTCTTTGAGCTCGCGTTCGGAATCCTTTCCCCACTTAAGATGGTCGAGCTGTCCAATCCGAATCATCCCCTGCTGCGTAAGCTGCTCACGGAAACACCGGGCACATATCATCACAGCATCATGGTCGGCAACTTATCGGAAACGGCGGCTGAATCGATTGGAGCGGACGGGCTGCTCTGCCGTGTCGGTTCCTATTACCACGATATCGGCAAGACCAAGCGGCCTATGTATTTTATCGAAAATCAAACGAATATGGAAAATCCGCACGATCGGATCGACCCGAATCTAAGCAAATCCATCATTACAGCCCATCCGCGGGATGGGGTAGAGATGTTGAAGGATTATAAAATCCCCAAACCGATCCGCGATATCGCGCAGCAGCATCATGGAACGACACTGCTGCATTACTTTTATCAGAAGGCTATTAAGCTTAATAAGCTTGCTGAAAGTGCAGAGGTCGACAAAGAAATACTGGAAGAGGACTTTCGTTATCCGGGGCCAAAGGCGCAGAGTAAGGAAGCGGCTATTGTGGGCATCGCGGACAGCGTGGAGGCAGCGGTTCGTTCCTTGAGGAAACCGACGCTGGAGCAAATTGATACGATGGTACATAAAATCATCAAGTCCCGCCTGGATGACGGACAGTTCAACGAATGTGACCTGACGCTCAAGGAGCTCGATACCATCGAGAAAACGCTCAATGAAACGCTGCTGGGAATTTTCCATTCCCGTATCGATTACCCGAGCGAGCAAGATAAAAAGGAGGCGGCAAATGGCTAATTCTGATTTGACCCTTGAATGGAACAGCGAGCAGGATCATATAGAAATCACGCCCGAATTGATTGCCAAGCTTGAGGAGCTGCTGCGCCTGGCTGGAGAAATGGAAGGCGTTACGGAAGGCGAGGTTGCTCTTTCTTTTGTGGATGATGAAGCCATTCACGAGCTGAATAAGCAGTATCGCGGTATCAACAAGCCAACGGATGTGCTTTCCTTCGCCATGTCGGAAGCCGGTGAAGAAGAAATCGAAATTCATTACGATCAGGCTGGGGAAGATGAGCCGGATGAACAACCGGGAGAAGGTGAAGAAGATTCGTTCATTGAGCCCCTTGGAGATATAATTATTTCAGTACCAAGAGCTATGGAACAGGCTGAAGATTACGGCCATTCCGTGGAACGCGAGCTAGGATTTTTGTTCGTGCACGGCTTTTTGCATTTAATCGGTTATGATCATCAGAGCGAGGAAGATGAAATTAGCATGTTTGCCAAACAGGAAGACATCCTGCAAAAGGCCGGGCTTTCGCGGTGAGTAAGCACAGTTTTAGCAGGTGGCGGCGGAGCTTTCGATTTGCTTACGAAGGAATCAAATACGCGCTGGATACGCAAGGCAACATGAAATTCCATTTCTTTGTTGCTTTTCTTGTTTTGTTTGCGGCGTTATTTGTTCACTTGAATAAAATCGACATCCTATTTATTTTGCTCGCTGTAACTCTTATGATTGTAACCGAGCTCATCAATACAGCGGTTGAAAAAACGGTGGACCTTGCAATGCCTGAACGCCATCCAATGGCCAAAATCGCCAAAGATGTCGCGGCCGCTTCCGTTTTGGTATCCGCTGTATTTGCAGTTGTTGTCGGGATGGTCGTGTTTTACGAACCGATCAACCAGCTGTTTCAACAGACGAAGCAGCAGGATTATCGAACTTCGGCCGGGATGATCTGGGTGCTGCTCGGCCTCGTCGTTTTGTCGGTGATTGTCATCGAAACCCGATTTTCCGATAAGGGCAAGTTTGTGCGGCCCAGCCTGCTGAGCGCTGTCGCTTTTGCAATCTCGACCGTCATTGCCATTTTTGTGGACTATACGATTGTTGCTTTGCTAGCCTATTTATTATCCGCACTTATCTTTATTATCCTGTATGATAAAAAGACGCGGCCTTTCCCGGCCTTGATCCTTGGCGGTATCATCGGAGCCGCCGTTACCATTTTCGCTTTTATATTCATAAACCTTCATTAACGGCTTGAGAGGATGATTTTCATTGGAAGACAAACAATTGATAGAGCTTGCTTTAGAGGCCAGAACGAGAGCTTATACTCCATATTCGCATTTCAATGTTGGAGCGGCCCTTTTAGGGAATGATGGTAAGGTGCATCTGGGCTGCAATATCGAAAATGCCGCCTACGGTCCTACCAATTGTGCGGAACGTACGGCCGCTTTTCGGGCAATTGCCGATGGACATGCTCCCCGGTCCTTTCAGGCCATCGCAGTCATTGCAGATACAGAAGGTCCTATTGCACCCTGTGGTATATGCAGACAAGTGCTGATTGAGCTATGCGGACCGGATATGCCGGTCATCTTAAGCAACCTGAAAGGTGATGTCGTGCGAACAACGGTTTCTGAGCTGCTGCCCGGAGCTTTTACACAAAAGGATTTAAACCAGGAGGATAACCAGTGAGCCAAAAGGCAAAATCGTTCAAATCCGGATTTGTATCGATCATCGGCAGGCCGAATGTGGGAAAATCCACGCTGATGAATCAAATCATCGGCCAGAAGATTGCCATCATGTCAGATAAACCGCAGACGACCCGCAATAAGATTCATGGGGTATACTCAAGGGAACAAGGGCAGATCGTTTTTCTGGACACGCCCGGGATACATAAACCGACCTCAAAGCTCGGCGATTACATGATGAAGGTGGCGCAGGGCACCCTCGGTGAAGTCGACGCGATTTTATTTCTGATCGATGTGGCAGAAGGCATTGGCGGCGGTGACCGTTTTATTATTGAACAATTAAAAAATGTTAAAACTCCCGTCATCCTAGTTTTAAACAAAATCGATCAGGTGCATCCGGAGGCGCTGCTGCCGATCATTGTGAAGTATAAAGATCTATACGACTTTGCCGAAATCGTACCCATATCCGCATTAAGCGGCAACAATGTGACAACTCTGCTGGATCAAATTATTCGTTATTTACCGGAAGGTCCGCAGTATTACCCGGCCGATCAAGTGACTGATCATCCAGAGCAGTTTGTATGTGCGGAGCTGATCCGGGAGAAAATTCTCCATTTGACTCGAGAAGAGATCCCGCACTCCATAGCCGTGCAAATTGAAGACATGAAGGTTCAGGAAAATGGACTTGTCCGCATTTCGGCGGTTATTTTTGTGGAGCGTGATTCTCAAAAAGGGATCATTATAGGCAAGCAAGGTGCGCTGCTGAAAGAAATTGGGCAGAAAGCAAGACATGATATCGAGGCGCTGCTGGGTTCCAAAACGTTCCTGGAATTGTGGGTCAAGGTTAAAAAAGATTGGCGAAATCAGGAAAGAGTATTGAAGGAACTTGGCTTCCGTAACGACTAACGAAGCTGTAACCAGTTATTGCTTTACATATATCCTGCTTGAGAGACCCAAACTAAAGTCATCATGTTCAGTGGGAGATGTTCTGCATGAGAGATTTTACGTGGGAATTTTTTTCTAAAACGGGTGACCTGGATGCCTATTTACTGTATAAGCAGGTTTCGGGAGTGATCCGCATGGAGCCGGAAGGGCTCAAGGATGAGCAGGAAATCGAAGATCAGCCGGGCGGGACATAAACCGTTTCTCCCTGCAGATCGCTGGGGGAAACGATATGCTGCGCAATGTTCAGGGGATCGTGCTCCGCAGCACGGACTACGGCGAAGGAAATAAAATCATCAGCTTGCTGACCGCGGAGCTTGGAAAGGTCAGTGTCATGGCCCGCGGCGCCAAAAAATCAAAGAGCCGCCATGCAGCAGTCACTCAGGTTTTCACCCATGCCGATTTTGTTTTTTTTAAACAAAAGGGGCATATGGGAACGCTGAATCATGCTGATATCATAGAGGGACATCACGCTCTGCGGGAAGACTTGAGCAAATCCGCTTATTCGGCTTATTTAGTTGAAATGACGGACCGCATGCTTGGTGATGAGGAAGGCAGCGCCTACATATTCGGGCAGCTTAAAGCGGGATTAAGCGCAATTGAAGACAATAAAGATATGCAAATTGTGATACATCTCTACGAGATGAAAATGTTTGAACTGGCGGGGTATTTGCCGGTCACTTCCAGCTGTGTCTCCTGCGGTGCCGAGGCTGATCTCGTCTCATTCAGTCCTTCCATGGGCGGGGTACTGTGTATTCGCTGCAAGCATAAAGATCCTGTGAGCATTCCGGTTTCCGAAGGGACACTAAAGCTGCTTAAGCTTTTTCCCGTAATGGACATGAACCGTCTTGGAGCTGTTCAGGTCAAAACAGAGACTAAGGAACAACTTAAAGCTAGCATGAAAGCTTATATGGATACGCATATCGGGATTAACTGGAAATCAAGAGGTTTCATTGAACAAATGGACAAATACGGCATGTAACGTATCTCGCTTTTATGTGTTTTTTGCATATCAGCGGGTTTTTTTATGCGTTCGATTCAAGAGCAGCGCACATACTTATGTCATATATGGAATCAGCCGATCATATTTTAAAAAGGTTAAAACTACAGGATTTGCGGGTAAATAAAAGGAAAGTCATGATTTCAGGACATTCCTGTATGCGTTCAGGCTAAATTTATGCAACCTATGCCAAATTCCTGCGTATTAATTTAGAATCAATCGTCACTTCTGAAGCAGGATTTTTTATAACTTCATCGTATATAATAGTACGGCAGGAATTTGGGGAACTCGGGGGCTTTGGAAGATGCAAGCAAGTAAAATTGTTGTAGACGCCGATGCCTGTCCTGTAAAAGCTGAAATCGTCAAAGCTGCCGGACAATATGGCGTTCAAGTACTCATGGTTGCTTCCTTTGACCATCGATTGAACGAAAGCGAAGGAGTAACCGTCGTACAAGTAGACCGCAGCGACCAATCCGTGGATCTGTACATTGCGAACCATCTCAAGGCAGGTGATATTCTGGTTACCCAGGATTTTGGTCTCGCTGCTATCGGACTTGGCAAACGGGCTATCGCTTTATCGAACCGCGGACAAACCTATACCGACAGGACGATAGATTTCTTGCTTGAAAAAAGGCATGAGTCAGCGAAGCAGCGGCGAAACGGCAAGCATAGTAAGGGACCAAAGCCATTCACCGATGAAGACCGCACCAACTTTCTGCAAACTTTGTCAAAAGTTTTAGCAAATTTGCAGGATTATGGCTCCGGGTAGCGAATAGTTATACGTCGGAAACGGCGGCGTCCAATGGGCGTTACTGAATTGAAGGTGGTTAGATTGAGCTACGGACGTATACCGGAAGAAGTCATTGAAGCGGTTCTGGCTCGTCACGATATCGTGGAGGTCATTGGCAAATACGTTCATTTAACTAAACAGGGCCATTACATGAAGGGCCTCTGTCCATTTCATTCCGAGAAGAGTCCGTCCTTTACAGTCACGCCGGAGAAGCAGATCTACCATTGCTTCGGCTGCGGGGTCGGAGGCAATTCCATTCACTTTTTGATGGAAAAGGAAGGATACAGTTTTGCCGAAGCGGTTCGAATTTTGGCAGATGAAGCAGGTATTCCGATCAGTTGGGAGGAATCGACAGCGGAGCAAACCGAGCAGCAAAAAGAGAAGGCATCCCTTCTTCAAGCTCATGAGTTTGCTGCAAAGTTGTACCAATATATTCTAGGCAACACGGAGCAAGGCAAAAAGGCATTGGTCTATCTTCGTTCCCGCGGTATGTCGGATAAGCTGATTGAAACATTTCAGATTGGTTATGCCCCTGTAATGTGGGATACACTTGTCCTGCAGCTGGAAAAGCGCGGATACGACATGCAGCTTATGGAAAAAGGCGGTCTGATCTCGGCAAGATCCGAAGGCAGCGGCTACGTAGATAAATTCCGGGAACGCATCATGTTCCCTATTTGTGACTCTACGGGCAAAGTGATTGCTTTCGGCGGCAGGGCAACGGGCGATGTGCAGCCCAAATACCTGAACAGTCCGGAGACGATGCTCTTCAATAAGAGCCGCACTTTGTATAACATGCACTTGGCCAGGCCTAATATTCGCAAGGCGGAAAAGGCCGTTTTGTTCGAAGGATATGTGGATGTTATTAAAGCCTGGGAAGCGGGAGTTCATAATGGGATAGCAACCATGGGCACTGCGCTTACCAAGGAGCATGCGGGTATATTGAACCGAAACAGCGAAAGAATCGTATTATGTTATGACGGGGATAACGCCGGGCAATCCGCTGCATTCAAAAGCATTCCAATTCTTGAGGAAGCCGGTTGCAAAGTTTCGGTAGCGATGCTGCCGGATAACCAGGACCCTGATGAATATGTAACCGCCCATGGTTCCGAGCGATTTGTGCGGGAGATTGTGGAGCCTTCCGTACCGTCGATGAAATATAAACTTCTTTACATTCGAAAAAACTTCAAGCTGCACGAGGACGGCGATCGAGTCCGATATTTGCAAGCTGCGGTAAAAATGATCGCTGATCTATCTTCACCTATTGAAAGAGAACATTATCTCAAGCAATTATCTTCAGAATTTCCGGATTCTTCTTATGAAGCTTTAAAGCAGGATTTGACGGAGCACCTGCTGTTATCGGAAAAAAACAGAAATACTGGGGATAATAAACCATTTCTGTGGAATAATGTTATGAATAATAGGAGAGCAGCGGGGGCGAAGCACCTCACTGGGTTTAGTGATGTGTATAACGCTGAAAGCGAATTAATTTTTTTTATGATTCATGATAAAGACATCACGCATTATGTCCAGGAAAAGCTGGGGGCTCAATTTATAGAAGATAAGTTCGCGGCGTTGTCTGCCTATCTGTATTCCTTTTATTCAGAGAATGATACGAATCCGGGACTTTTTATTTCCAAGATCCAGGACGCGAAATTAAGGGAGCTGGCCACGTCCCTTGTGATGAAAGACGCAAGGCCCATTCATATTGAACAGATTCAGGAAGCGGATTACAGGATACAAACCATCCTGAGCCATTATATTCGTTTGGAAATTGAAGAAAAAAAAGCCGAGGCGAATCGACTTGTTCTTTTGAAAGATAACCTATCGGCAGCAAAAATTCTTAGTGAAATAAGATCCCTAGAAGATAGAAGAAAAGTGATGAAAAGTTCTTCTAGCTAATTCAGATGTTCGACTGACTAGGGAGGAGGGAGTACGAATATGGCGAACGATCAGCGCACAGAACTGGATACAGATTTAACCTTGGAGCAGGTAAAAGAACAGCTCATGGAGCAGGGCAAAAAACGTTCTTCACTCACTTACAAGGATATTATGGAGAAACTGGCTCCATTCGATCAGGATCCCGAGCAAATCGATGAATTTTTCGAGCATCTTTCGGAAATGGGGATTGACGTGGGAAATGAGTCGGATGACGAGACGTCGGTTAATCCGGAAGACAGAGAGCATGACGAATTTAATTTCGACGATGATCTTACCCTGCCTCCGGGCATTAAGATTAACGATCCGGTTCGCATGTATTTGAAAGAAATCGGCCGTGTTCCCTTATTGTCGGCAGAAGATGAAGTCGATCTGGCCAAACGTATAGAGAATGGCGACGAAGAAGCCAAACGCCGCTTGGCCGAAGCGAATCTGCGTCTCGTAGTCAGCATTGCCAAACGCTATGTAGGCCGGGGTATGTTGTTCCTTGATTTGATTCAAGAGGGGAACATGGGACTGATCAAAGCAGTGGAGAAATTTGATCACACCAAAGGATATAAGTTCAGTACCTATGCTACCTGGTGGATTCGCCAAGCCATTACTCGCGCAATAGCGGACCAAGCAAGGACCATTCGAATTCCGGTACATATGGTAGAGACGATTAACAAGCTTATTCGTGTCTCCCGCCAGCTGCTTCAAGAGCTTGGGAGAGAACCTACACCGGAAGAAATTGCCAAGGAAATGGATTTGAGCACCGATAAAGTGCGTGAGATTATGAAAATTGCGCAAGAGCCGGTCTCCCTCGAAACTCCGATCGGAGAAGAGGATGATTCACATCTCGGCGATTTCATAGAGGATCAAGAGGCATTGGCGCCCGCGGATGCGGCGGCCTATGAACTGCTCAAGGAGCAATTGGAAGATGTGCTGGATACGTTGACCGAGAGGGAAGAAAACGTGCTTCGGCTCCGTTTTGGACTCGATGACGGGCGTACGCGCACCTTGGAAGAAGTTGGCAAAGTATTCGGCGTCACTCGTGAACGGATTCGCCAGATTGAAGCAAAGGCGCTTCGCAAGCT includes:
- the era gene encoding GTPase Era, whose protein sequence is MSQKAKSFKSGFVSIIGRPNVGKSTLMNQIIGQKIAIMSDKPQTTRNKIHGVYSREQGQIVFLDTPGIHKPTSKLGDYMMKVAQGTLGEVDAILFLIDVAEGIGGGDRFIIEQLKNVKTPVILVLNKIDQVHPEALLPIIVKYKDLYDFAEIVPISALSGNNVTTLLDQIIRYLPEGPQYYPADQVTDHPEQFVCAELIREKILHLTREEIPHSIAVQIEDMKVQENGLVRISAVIFVERDSQKGIIIGKQGALLKEIGQKARHDIEALLGSKTFLELWVKVKKDWRNQERVLKELGFRND
- a CDS encoding cytidine deaminase, whose amino-acid sequence is MEDKQLIELALEARTRAYTPYSHFNVGAALLGNDGKVHLGCNIENAAYGPTNCAERTAAFRAIADGHAPRSFQAIAVIADTEGPIAPCGICRQVLIELCGPDMPVILSNLKGDVVRTTVSELLPGAFTQKDLNQEDNQ
- a CDS encoding HDIG domain-containing metalloprotein; the protein is MSKTEMQAKSKIHDQLIGWKYSGWTRILLFLMLMLLFYFSLSPKLIPQVYDIKLGAASAKTIYAPSQTENFIATEKAKEDAVKKVQPVYRIVNLRNDVLVDSIFDRMLQINSDAEVKFDDKVSIYRNVIPQLVLDMENKSIKTFRDSGQYNDTLLQEMQNRLVEQQYRLPEEVFFKIPRLTKEDLAAMLPVTKSIVSKIMSDAIPEAQESRSKVAELVNTSELTKNTTREMVQELVRTVITPNKFFDQKGTEDAKGQARENVKPVYINKNDVLVNQGEIITDEIYQRLNKLELLKDKANYLPELGLIILTLLFSFFIYMFVRQSSLPIATSNTQLVMLVLIFTLNVIGMKIITLGQNLAYPYIGYLAPVAMGSILIAILLNASLAFNSSVMFALLSSIIFNTDNVQLFDFRYGLVTLVVCFTAVFTIQRASQRSAILKAGLLISLISMVTITAMLLLNDHYSQRDILFSLAFAAAGGLLTVVFVIGLLPFFELAFGILSPLKMVELSNPNHPLLRKLLTETPGTYHHSIMVGNLSETAAESIGADGLLCRVGSYYHDIGKTKRPMYFIENQTNMENPHDRIDPNLSKSIITAHPRDGVEMLKDYKIPKPIRDIAQQHHGTTLLHYFYQKAIKLNKLAESAEVDKEILEEDFRYPGPKAQSKEAAIVGIADSVEAAVRSLRKPTLEQIDTMVHKIIKSRLDDGQFNECDLTLKELDTIEKTLNETLLGIFHSRIDYPSEQDKKEAANG
- a CDS encoding YaiI/YqxD family protein, which encodes MQASKIVVDADACPVKAEIVKAAGQYGVQVLMVASFDHRLNESEGVTVVQVDRSDQSVDLYIANHLKAGDILVTQDFGLAAIGLGKRAIALSNRGQTYTDRTIDFLLEKRHESAKQRRNGKHSKGPKPFTDEDRTNFLQTLSKVLANLQDYGSG
- the rpoD gene encoding RNA polymerase sigma factor RpoD, producing MANDQRTELDTDLTLEQVKEQLMEQGKKRSSLTYKDIMEKLAPFDQDPEQIDEFFEHLSEMGIDVGNESDDETSVNPEDREHDEFNFDDDLTLPPGIKINDPVRMYLKEIGRVPLLSAEDEVDLAKRIENGDEEAKRRLAEANLRLVVSIAKRYVGRGMLFLDLIQEGNMGLIKAVEKFDHTKGYKFSTYATWWIRQAITRAIADQARTIRIPVHMVETINKLIRVSRQLLQELGREPTPEEIAKEMDLSTDKVREIMKIAQEPVSLETPIGEEDDSHLGDFIEDQEALAPADAAAYELLKEQLEDVLDTLTEREENVLRLRFGLDDGRTRTLEEVGKVFGVTRERIRQIEAKALRKLRHPSRSKRLKDFLE
- a CDS encoding diacylglycerol kinase family protein, with the protein product MSKHSFSRWRRSFRFAYEGIKYALDTQGNMKFHFFVAFLVLFAALFVHLNKIDILFILLAVTLMIVTELINTAVEKTVDLAMPERHPMAKIAKDVAAASVLVSAVFAVVVGMVVFYEPINQLFQQTKQQDYRTSAGMIWVLLGLVVLSVIVIETRFSDKGKFVRPSLLSAVAFAISTVIAIFVDYTIVALLAYLLSALIFIILYDKKTRPFPALILGGIIGAAVTIFAFIFINLH
- the recO gene encoding DNA repair protein RecO, yielding MLRNVQGIVLRSTDYGEGNKIISLLTAELGKVSVMARGAKKSKSRHAAVTQVFTHADFVFFKQKGHMGTLNHADIIEGHHALREDLSKSAYSAYLVEMTDRMLGDEEGSAYIFGQLKAGLSAIEDNKDMQIVIHLYEMKMFELAGYLPVTSSCVSCGAEADLVSFSPSMGGVLCIRCKHKDPVSIPVSEGTLKLLKLFPVMDMNRLGAVQVKTETKEQLKASMKAYMDTHIGINWKSRGFIEQMDKYGM
- the dnaG gene encoding DNA primase — encoded protein: MSYGRIPEEVIEAVLARHDIVEVIGKYVHLTKQGHYMKGLCPFHSEKSPSFTVTPEKQIYHCFGCGVGGNSIHFLMEKEGYSFAEAVRILADEAGIPISWEESTAEQTEQQKEKASLLQAHEFAAKLYQYILGNTEQGKKALVYLRSRGMSDKLIETFQIGYAPVMWDTLVLQLEKRGYDMQLMEKGGLISARSEGSGYVDKFRERIMFPICDSTGKVIAFGGRATGDVQPKYLNSPETMLFNKSRTLYNMHLARPNIRKAEKAVLFEGYVDVIKAWEAGVHNGIATMGTALTKEHAGILNRNSERIVLCYDGDNAGQSAAFKSIPILEEAGCKVSVAMLPDNQDPDEYVTAHGSERFVREIVEPSVPSMKYKLLYIRKNFKLHEDGDRVRYLQAAVKMIADLSSPIEREHYLKQLSSEFPDSSYEALKQDLTEHLLLSEKNRNTGDNKPFLWNNVMNNRRAAGAKHLTGFSDVYNAESELIFFMIHDKDITHYVQEKLGAQFIEDKFAALSAYLYSFYSENDTNPGLFISKIQDAKLRELATSLVMKDARPIHIEQIQEADYRIQTILSHYIRLEIEEKKAEANRLVLLKDNLSAAKILSEIRSLEDRRKVMKSSSS
- a CDS encoding YqzL family protein, producing the protein MRDFTWEFFSKTGDLDAYLLYKQVSGVIRMEPEGLKDEQEIEDQPGGT
- the ybeY gene encoding rRNA maturation RNase YbeY, translated to MANSDLTLEWNSEQDHIEITPELIAKLEELLRLAGEMEGVTEGEVALSFVDDEAIHELNKQYRGINKPTDVLSFAMSEAGEEEIEIHYDQAGEDEPDEQPGEGEEDSFIEPLGDIIISVPRAMEQAEDYGHSVERELGFLFVHGFLHLIGYDHQSEEDEISMFAKQEDILQKAGLSR